The genome window TAAGGGAAGCCGCCTACGGAATGGGTTCCACAAGACTGCAAACAGCATTTAAAGTAATGATCCCTGCTGCTTTTTCTGGAATTGCTGTTTCGGTGATTCTTGCCATTTCCAGGGCAATAGGTGAAACAATGATTGTAGCAATTGCAGCAGGTCAGCAGCCAAGATTAACATTTAACCCAATGGTGCCAATTGAAACCATAACTACCTATATTGTTCAGGTAAGCCTTGGGGACGTTCCTCATGATTCATTAGAGTACCGAACTATTTTCGCTGCGGGAATTACTTTATTTATCTTAACTTTTATTCTAAACAACATTAGTTTTTGGGTTAAAAGCAAATTCCAGGAAAAATATGAATAAGGCTGAAAAAACAAATCGTTTAAAAGATAAAGCATTTAATCTTTTTGGAATATTTTGCACTTTTTTTGGCTTGCTAATCCTTATAGTGCTTTTATTTGATGTGTTTTCAAAAGGAGGCAGTCGTATAAGCTGGGATTTTATTACTGGCCTGCCATCACGTATTCCTGAAAAAGCAGGAATATTAACTCCATTAATCGGATCGATATGGATACTTATTTTAACTGCCGTTATAGCGTTTCCAATAGGGGTTGCGGCAGCCATTCACCTGGAGGAATACGGCAGCAAAAACAGGCTCAGCAAACTGGTGGAAATAAATATTGCAAACCTTGCAGGGGTGCCTTCAATTATTTATGGCTTACTTGGTTTACAAGTATTTTCGCGTTGGGTTCATTTGGGCTCAAGTCTTTTAGCAGGAGCTTTAACGCTTGCCCTTTTGATTTTACCTATTATTATTGTGGCTACAAGAGAAGCCATTAAAGCTGTTCCAAATTCTATTCGGGAAGCTTCTTATGCACTGGGCGGATCAAGATGGCAAACTATCTGGATGCAGGTATTGCCAGCATCAATGGGTGGAATATTAACGGGAGTAATTTTGGCATTATCCAGAGCAGTTGGGGAAACAGCGCCACTTATTGTAATTGGTGCACTTACTTATGTTGCTTTTGTTCCTTCTGGGCCTTTAGATGAATTCTCTGTGCTTCCTATACAGGTTTTTAATTGGATAAGCAGGCCCCAGCATGGATTTGTAATAAATGCAGCTGCGGGAATTATTGTACTTTTAGCCATTACTTTTATTATGAATGGCATAGCTGTTTATTTTAGAAACAAATGGCAGAAAAAAATTAAATGGTAATATCAAAATAGTATATATGTTAACCCCAAAAACGAATAAACTTGAAACCAAAAATCTTAATGTTTTTTATGGCGAAAGCCAGGTTCTAAAAGATATTAATATGGTTATAAAGCCAAACACGGTTACCGCTTTAATTGGGCCATCGGGTTGTGGTAAATCTACCTTTTTAAGGTTATTCAACAGAATGAATGACTACATAGAAATTTTTCGAAAAGAAGGAGAAATATTGATTGACGGAACAGAGATATACAGCAAAAAAACAAGTGTAGTTGAGCTTAGAAAAAAAGTAGGCATGGTATTTCAAAAACCCAATCCTTTTCCAAAAAACATTTATGAAAACGTTGTGTATGGTTTAAGAATACAGGGAATAAAAGATAAAACAATATTGGATAATGCGGTTGAAAAATCATTAAAACAGGCTGCTTTATGGGAAGAGGTGAAAGATAATCTTAAAAAATCTGCTCTTTCTTTATCTGGCGGACAGCAGCAAAGGCTTTGTATTGCAAGAGCCTTGGCTGTTGAGCCCACTGTAATACTTATGGATGAACCTACCTCTGCACTTGATCCTATTTCATCTGCAAAAGTTGAAGAATTAATCTATGAATTAAAGCAAAAATACACTATAGTAATTGTTACCCACAATATGCAACAGGCAGGAAGGGTAAGCGATTACACGGCTTTTTTCTATTTGGGTGATTTAATTGAATATGGAAAAACAAAAGATATTTTCACCAATCCAAAACAAATAAAAACTCAGAATTACATTACCGGTAGGTTTGG of Bacteroidota bacterium contains these proteins:
- the pstA gene encoding phosphate ABC transporter permease PstA, whose product is MNKAEKTNRLKDKAFNLFGIFCTFFGLLILIVLLFDVFSKGGSRISWDFITGLPSRIPEKAGILTPLIGSIWILILTAVIAFPIGVAAAIHLEEYGSKNRLSKLVEINIANLAGVPSIIYGLLGLQVFSRWVHLGSSLLAGALTLALLILPIIIVATREAIKAVPNSIREASYALGGSRWQTIWMQVLPASMGGILTGVILALSRAVGETAPLIVIGALTYVAFVPSGPLDEFSVLPIQVFNWISRPQHGFVINAAAGIIVLLAITFIMNGIAVYFRNKWQKKIKW
- a CDS encoding phosphate ABC transporter ATP-binding protein, encoding MLTPKTNKLETKNLNVFYGESQVLKDINMVIKPNTVTALIGPSGCGKSTFLRLFNRMNDYIEIFRKEGEILIDGTEIYSKKTSVVELRKKVGMVFQKPNPFPKNIYENVVYGLRIQGIKDKTILDNAVEKSLKQAALWEEVKDNLKKSALSLSGGQQQRLCIARALAVEPTVILMDEPTSALDPISSAKVEELIYELKQKYTIVIVTHNMQQAGRVSDYTAFFYLGDLIEYGKTKDIFTNPKQIKTQNYITGRFG